One Alphaproteobacteria bacterium genomic window carries:
- a CDS encoding class I fructose-bisphosphate aldolase — MSQAIRTILGKYEGENPGCKAKLYTMMNHGKLAGTGRMVIYPVDQGFEHGPGRSFGMNPSAYDPHFHYKLAIDSGVSAFAAPLGLLEAGADSFAGSVPLILKINSGNTLTKPYGGSDQAVTSAVADALRLGCVGVGFTIYPGSDVTYDMFEEVRDIIADAKAAGLAVIVWSYTRGNMSKEGETAIDVVSYGAHMACLLGAHVVKVKLPTAHLEKTEAKYVYQDQKIAIDTLADRVGHVVDSCFAGRRMVIFSGGAKADDAAVLADARAIRQGGGNGSIIGRNCFQRPYKEAMTLLDQIIQVYT; from the coding sequence ATGTCACAGGCGATACGCACGATTCTCGGCAAATATGAAGGTGAAAACCCTGGTTGCAAGGCCAAGCTTTACACAATGATGAACCATGGCAAGCTTGCTGGTACGGGGCGTATGGTTATCTATCCTGTGGATCAGGGCTTTGAGCATGGACCAGGGCGCTCCTTTGGCATGAATCCATCTGCCTATGATCCTCATTTCCACTATAAACTAGCGATTGACAGTGGTGTTTCTGCCTTTGCGGCTCCTTTGGGATTGCTGGAGGCGGGGGCGGATAGCTTTGCTGGCTCTGTGCCGTTGATTCTCAAAATAAATAGTGGGAATACGTTAACAAAGCCCTACGGTGGTAGTGATCAAGCGGTTACATCCGCCGTAGCAGATGCCTTGCGCCTGGGGTGTGTTGGGGTGGGTTTCACGATTTACCCTGGTTCTGATGTGACCTATGATATGTTTGAGGAAGTAAGGGACATTATTGCTGATGCAAAAGCAGCAGGTCTTGCCGTGATTGTTTGGTCATATACCCGAGGAAACATGTCTAAAGAGGGTGAAACAGCCATTGATGTAGTTTCTTATGGTGCGCATATGGCTTGTTTGTTGGGTGCGCACGTTGTAAAGGTAAAGCTTCCTACGGCACATCTTGAAAAAACGGAAGCCAAGTACGTATACCAGGATCAAAAAATTGCCATTGATACGCTGGCTGATCGGGTGGGCCATGTGGTGGACTCCTGTTTTGCAGGACGGCGCATGGTAATTTTCTCAGGGGGTGCAAAAGCTGATGACGCTGCTGTTCTAGCCGATGCACGAGCGATTCGCCAAGGTGGGGGGAATGGATCCATTATTGGCCGCAACTGTTTCCAGAGGCCTTACAAGGAAGCGATGACCCTTTTGGATCAAATAATCCAGGTTTATACATAA
- the infC gene encoding translation initiation factor IF-3 translates to MRRPDANPRRDNTNEHKINHEIQHLQVRLIDQEGEMLGIVSAKQAMEKAIQAGLDLVEISPNADPPVCKVLDYGKFKYHEQKKKAEAKKNQKIVHVKEVKVRPYIEDNDYQVKKRNIERFLADGDKVKISMRFRGREMSRKEVGQRIFDRIRSELGEEVKIEREPKMEGMQMIMIISPKGV, encoded by the coding sequence ATACGACGCCCAGACGCAAATCCTCGCCGGGATAATACAAATGAGCACAAGATTAATCATGAAATTCAGCATCTTCAAGTCCGCTTGATTGACCAAGAGGGAGAAATGCTTGGGATTGTGAGTGCCAAGCAGGCTATGGAAAAGGCCATCCAGGCGGGTCTTGATCTTGTTGAGATTTCTCCAAATGCGGATCCCCCTGTGTGTAAAGTGCTGGACTATGGTAAATTTAAATACCACGAACAAAAGAAAAAAGCTGAAGCCAAAAAGAATCAAAAAATTGTTCACGTGAAAGAAGTAAAAGTTCGCCCTTATATCGAGGACAATGACTATCAGGTGAAAAAGCGCAATATTGAGCGATTTCTGGCAGATGGCGATAAAGTCAAGATTTCCATGCGTTTCCGGGGGCGTGAAATGTCACGGAAGGAAGTTGGTCAGCGAATTTTTGATCGCATTCGTTCTGAACTGGGTGAAGAGGTCAAAATCGAACGTGAGCCCAAAATGGAGGGGATGCAGATGATTATGATTATTTCCCCCAAGGGTGTATGA
- the thrS gene encoding threonine--tRNA ligase: MSSQVHITLPDSTVRSFPRAVTGHDIAASISAGLGKKAVLMEVDGVLCDLTRPLLQNARVRIVTRTDPEALEVIRHDAAHMLAQAVKELYPETQITIGPAIAEGFYYDIYRKEPLSSDDLLAIEARMHELVQADIPIVREAWSRDDAVVFFKSIGEKFKAEIIEDIPADQVITLYRQGSFIDLCRGPHLPSTRHVGRAFKLMKIAGAYWRGDAKNTMLQRIYGTAWAEEAHLKAYLHRLEEAEKRDHRKLAKDLDLFHLQEEAAGSVFWHPKGWTIYRLLETFMRTRLEEQGYVEVKTPQLVDRSLWEASGHWEKFGENMFVVEAADNRTLAIKPMNCPCHVQIFRQGIKSYRDLPIRMAEFGSCHRYEPSGALQGIMRVRAFTQDDAHIFCTPEQITAETKSFCHLLLGIYRDFGFDEVMVKFSDRPEKRAGSDAVWDQAENALKTASTEAGLTYVLNPGEGAFYGPKLEFVLKDAIGREWQCGTLQVDFVLPERLQASYIDEEGNKQRPVMLHRAIFGSFERFIGILIEHYAGKFPLWLSPTQVVVAPITDAFNQYASELIADLRAKGFRASADLRNEKISYKIRELSNQKIPLILVVGKREYDDRSVAVRTLGSQNQQVMTVVDFVATYKPQITMPESENIKK; the protein is encoded by the coding sequence ATGTCCTCACAGGTTCATATTACCCTTCCTGACAGCACGGTTCGTTCCTTTCCACGAGCGGTAACGGGGCATGATATCGCTGCATCCATCAGTGCTGGTCTTGGGAAAAAAGCCGTTCTTATGGAAGTTGACGGGGTCTTGTGTGATCTGACTCGTCCACTCCTACAGAATGCACGGGTGCGTATTGTGACTCGCACGGATCCTGAGGCCCTTGAGGTTATTCGGCATGATGCGGCGCATATGTTGGCACAGGCAGTCAAAGAGCTGTATCCAGAAACGCAAATCACTATTGGTCCTGCCATCGCGGAGGGATTTTATTACGATATTTACCGCAAGGAACCGCTCTCATCGGATGACCTTCTGGCAATTGAGGCTCGCATGCATGAATTGGTGCAAGCGGATATACCAATTGTTCGTGAAGCGTGGAGTCGGGATGATGCGGTGGTTTTTTTCAAGAGTATCGGGGAAAAATTTAAAGCTGAGATTATTGAGGATATCCCTGCGGATCAGGTTATTACTCTGTACCGACAGGGCAGTTTTATTGACCTGTGTCGCGGGCCACACCTTCCGTCAACGCGCCACGTGGGTCGTGCCTTTAAGTTGATGAAAATTGCCGGCGCATACTGGCGGGGCGACGCAAAAAACACCATGCTGCAACGGATTTATGGCACAGCATGGGCGGAGGAGGCGCATCTTAAAGCGTATCTCCATCGCTTAGAGGAGGCTGAAAAGCGAGATCACCGCAAGCTTGCCAAGGATCTTGATCTTTTCCACCTTCAGGAGGAAGCCGCTGGGAGTGTGTTCTGGCACCCAAAGGGTTGGACAATTTACCGATTGCTAGAAACGTTCATGCGTACGCGCCTTGAGGAACAAGGCTATGTTGAGGTGAAAACACCGCAACTTGTGGATCGTTCTTTGTGGGAGGCGTCTGGCCACTGGGAAAAGTTTGGTGAAAACATGTTTGTGGTGGAGGCTGCTGACAACCGAACGCTTGCCATTAAGCCCATGAACTGTCCTTGTCATGTGCAGATTTTTCGCCAGGGTATCAAAAGTTATCGTGACCTTCCCATTCGCATGGCGGAGTTTGGGTCTTGTCATCGGTATGAGCCATCAGGGGCTCTCCAGGGGATTATGCGCGTTCGAGCGTTCACGCAAGATGATGCCCATATTTTTTGTACGCCAGAGCAAATTACAGCAGAAACAAAAAGCTTTTGTCACCTCCTTCTGGGGATCTACAGAGACTTTGGCTTTGACGAGGTAATGGTGAAGTTTTCCGATCGCCCTGAAAAGCGAGCGGGATCAGATGCTGTGTGGGATCAAGCGGAAAATGCCTTGAAAACAGCGTCCACAGAAGCTGGCCTTACCTACGTTCTTAACCCTGGCGAGGGGGCCTTTTACGGACCCAAGCTTGAGTTTGTTCTCAAGGATGCAATTGGACGCGAGTGGCAGTGTGGCACTCTGCAGGTTGACTTTGTCCTGCCGGAGCGTCTGCAGGCATCGTATATTGATGAAGAAGGCAACAAACAGCGCCCTGTTATGTTGCACCGTGCAATTTTTGGTTCATTTGAGCGATTTATTGGCATTTTGATTGAGCACTATGCAGGAAAGTTTCCTTTGTGGTTGTCGCCGACTCAGGTTGTGGTTGCTCCTATTACCGACGCCTTTAATCAATACGCGAGCGAACTTATCGCAGACTTGCGTGCCAAAGGGTTTCGCGCATCCGCGGACTTGCGGAATGAGAAGATAAGTTATAAGATCCGCGAGTTGAGCAATCAGAAGATCCCGTTGATTCTTGTTGTTGGGAAGCGTGAGTACGATGATCGTAGTGTCGCTGTGCGAACGCTAGGATCTCAAAATCAGCAGGTCATGACGGTTGTTGATTTTGTAGCAACCTATAAACCACAGATTACCATGCCGGAATCTGAGAATATAAAAAAATGA
- the lpxI gene encoding UDP-2,3-diacylglucosamine diphosphatase LpxI (LpxI, functionally equivalent to LpxH, replaces it in LPS biosynthesis in a minority of bacteria.), producing the protein MTKVYALLGGGGLLPASWAELLTRQKNTFLPIGFAGVSDKTFVTQYSPRIFRLGAIQKIIHYLKNQGVTHVMMVGYFTRPTLFSLLPDWKGFLWLLTLMKQRGDDSYLRCLIRLLEAEGFQVCSPEDISDDDLTLLPACYTHVMPSASQRASIARGIEVLAALSPVDVGQAVVVNNQHVLGIEAVEGTQGLLSRCALYLEAKGAVLVKCAKAGQDLRLDRPTIGPDTIDQLVAAGFAGVAVQARCCYVIDAQKTLEKANESGVFVCAVDV; encoded by the coding sequence GTGACAAAAGTTTATGCGCTTTTAGGAGGAGGAGGTTTGCTGCCCGCGTCGTGGGCGGAACTATTGACCCGTCAGAAAAATACGTTCCTGCCTATTGGGTTCGCAGGGGTTTCGGATAAGACCTTTGTCACGCAGTATTCCCCCAGAATTTTTCGTTTGGGTGCCATTCAAAAAATTATTCATTATCTCAAAAATCAAGGTGTCACACATGTGATGATGGTGGGTTATTTTACCCGCCCCACGCTCTTTTCCTTGCTTCCCGACTGGAAAGGGTTTTTGTGGTTGCTGACGCTCATGAAGCAAAGAGGCGATGACAGCTATTTGCGTTGCCTGATTCGCTTGCTTGAAGCAGAAGGTTTTCAGGTGTGTTCTCCCGAAGATATTTCCGATGATGACTTGACCCTTTTACCGGCATGTTATACGCACGTAATGCCGTCAGCATCCCAACGGGCGTCCATTGCCCGAGGGATAGAGGTCTTGGCTGCATTGAGTCCTGTAGATGTAGGTCAAGCTGTCGTTGTGAACAATCAGCATGTTCTTGGTATAGAAGCTGTTGAGGGAACGCAGGGTTTGCTTTCTCGTTGTGCTTTATACCTTGAGGCAAAAGGTGCGGTTCTTGTGAAGTGTGCAAAAGCAGGGCAGGATCTTCGGCTGGATCGTCCTACTATTGGGCCAGATACAATTGATCAGTTGGTTGCTGCCGGTTTTGCGGGTGTGGCTGTTCAAGCCAGGTGTTGTTATGTCATCGATGCACAAAAAACACTTGAAAAAGCAAATGAGTCTGGAGTTTTTGTGTGCGCGGTGGATGTGTGA
- a CDS encoding divalent-cation tolerance protein CutA: protein MFEQYDDHTFEFVYVTFPNLTEATRVAQDVIANNLAACVNIIPGVLSIFRDGDSIQKKPEAIFVAKTRAEIRSILQEYIIANHPYAVPSLVVLPIRDGHPDFFEWIIQKTGDASIKESN from the coding sequence ATGTTTGAACAATACGACGATCATACGTTTGAGTTTGTTTATGTAACCTTTCCAAATCTTACAGAGGCCACACGGGTTGCTCAGGATGTTATCGCAAACAATCTAGCAGCGTGCGTGAATATCATTCCTGGTGTTCTGTCAATTTTCCGGGACGGGGACAGTATTCAAAAAAAACCAGAAGCTATTTTTGTCGCTAAAACCCGCGCAGAAATTCGCTCTATTTTGCAGGAATACATCATTGCTAACCATCCTTATGCTGTGCCTAGTTTGGTTGTGTTGCCCATACGGGACGGCCACCCTGATTTTTTTGAGTGGATTATCCAAAAAACAGGCGACGCGTCAATAAAAGAAAGCAATTAG
- the rimM gene encoding 16S rRNA processing protein RimM, producing the protein MADTYVCVGKLTKPHGVRGDMNLVSFTDPPENIFTYVMLFRGTTQESVCQEPVGIVRKSQASASSFLVRVGGVSDRNAAETMRNTSIWVRRQDMPILQEEMFYYVDLMGLHAHAPGGAVLGTVIHVDTFGAQTNLEICDASGVKYYLPFTKAAVPSVDKENGLLIANPDFLVAQKPSTTKES; encoded by the coding sequence ATGGCTGATACGTATGTATGTGTGGGAAAACTCACAAAACCTCACGGTGTCCGGGGTGATATGAATCTTGTAAGTTTTACAGATCCCCCGGAAAACATTTTTACGTATGTTATGCTTTTTCGGGGAACTACTCAAGAATCAGTGTGCCAAGAACCCGTGGGTATTGTTCGCAAATCTCAGGCTAGTGCCTCATCATTTCTTGTTCGTGTGGGAGGGGTGTCTGATCGTAATGCGGCTGAAACAATGCGTAACACATCAATCTGGGTGCGACGTCAAGATATGCCGATTCTGCAAGAGGAAATGTTTTATTATGTTGATTTGATGGGATTACATGCGCACGCGCCAGGGGGAGCCGTGTTGGGCACAGTAATACACGTAGATACGTTTGGTGCCCAAACAAACCTGGAAATATGCGATGCGTCTGGAGTGAAGTACTATCTGCCATTTACGAAGGCGGCGGTTCCGTCTGTTGATAAAGAAAACGGCCTGTTGATAGCGAACCCCGATTTTTTGGTTGCGCAGAAACCATCAACGACGAAAGAGTCTTAG
- the ffh gene encoding signal recognition particle protein: MFESLTKRLSGIFAGIRDKGMLREDDVRVVLREIRVALLEADVALSVAKDIVGRVQNKAIGTALIDSVSPGQQVIKIVHDTLLEILGEAESLYTKGSPPLVYLIAGLQGSGKTTFTAKLGVWLHEKHTKKVMVASLDVYRPAAQEQLTILATQNNLSVLSVVVGEKPEAIAARAIDEATRQGMDMVILDTAGRLQVDEAMMSELALIKKTTQPQETLLVVDAMSGQDAVNVGDVFHKKVGVSGIVLSRIDGDARGGAALSMRQVTGQPIKFLSRGERIHELELYDPKRLADRILDKGDVVSLVERAIESVDAEARQRMEANIRKGRFDMNMFADQLQQIGKMGGLQSIMALLPGMNGLKEKMTHVQLDDRDVRQQLAIIRAMTPAERTQPDLLNASRKRRIARGSGVDVAMINRLVKQFRHMSDLTKKMGQQGGKGMLRNMRGLFGK, encoded by the coding sequence CTGTTTGAGAGTTTAACAAAGCGCCTGTCTGGTATATTCGCAGGAATTCGTGACAAGGGCATGTTGCGTGAGGATGACGTACGTGTTGTATTGCGGGAAATTCGCGTGGCACTCCTAGAGGCGGACGTTGCGTTGAGTGTTGCCAAGGACATTGTTGGGCGAGTCCAGAACAAAGCAATAGGCACTGCGCTTATTGACAGTGTTAGTCCTGGCCAGCAGGTGATTAAGATTGTTCATGACACATTGCTGGAAATTTTGGGGGAGGCAGAGTCTCTCTACACCAAGGGATCGCCGCCCCTGGTATACTTGATTGCGGGACTTCAAGGATCTGGAAAAACAACGTTTACGGCAAAGCTTGGGGTGTGGCTTCATGAAAAACACACCAAAAAAGTTATGGTTGCGTCATTGGATGTGTATCGCCCGGCTGCCCAGGAACAGCTGACCATTCTTGCAACGCAAAATAACCTGTCTGTTTTGTCTGTTGTGGTGGGTGAAAAGCCTGAGGCTATCGCTGCTCGTGCTATTGACGAAGCCACACGTCAAGGTATGGATATGGTGATTTTGGATACAGCGGGACGTCTGCAAGTGGACGAAGCTATGATGTCTGAGCTTGCACTGATAAAAAAAACAACACAGCCCCAAGAGACACTTCTTGTGGTTGATGCGATGTCCGGTCAAGATGCTGTAAATGTGGGTGATGTGTTCCACAAGAAAGTTGGCGTTAGTGGCATTGTGCTGAGTCGTATCGATGGTGATGCGCGCGGGGGTGCTGCTTTATCGATGCGCCAGGTTACGGGCCAGCCTATTAAATTTCTCAGTCGTGGTGAGCGCATTCATGAGCTTGAGTTATATGACCCAAAGCGTTTGGCTGATCGTATTCTTGATAAAGGAGATGTTGTTTCTCTGGTCGAGCGAGCGATTGAGAGTGTTGATGCTGAAGCCCGACAACGCATGGAAGCCAATATCCGCAAGGGTCGCTTTGATATGAATATGTTTGCGGATCAATTGCAACAAATTGGTAAAATGGGGGGATTGCAGTCAATTATGGCTCTGCTTCCGGGGATGAATGGATTAAAAGAAAAGATGACTCATGTACAGCTTGATGATCGGGATGTGCGTCAGCAACTTGCCATTATCCGGGCGATGACACCTGCTGAGCGGACTCAGCCAGATCTTCTCAATGCTTCGCGCAAACGCCGCATTGCCCGCGGTTCGGGCGTTGATGTGGCGATGATTAATCGTCTTGTGAAACAATTTCGCCACATGAGTGACCTCACCAAGAAAATGGGTCAACAGGGTGGAAAAGGAATGCTACGCAATATGCGTGGTTTATTTGGTAAATAA
- the lpxB gene encoding lipid-A-disaccharide synthase, with the protein MPLVYVIAGENSGDVLGASYVRSLKKIYGNNLRFRGVGGEEMREEGVDILFDAKQLSYFGIAEVVRHFVTIIRLRARILADIRSHRPDFLLTIDLPDFNFSIGKWAKKNGIPVVHVGAPTVWAWRAQRAHKVAQFLDGLACLFPFEPPYFTKYGLNAEFLGHPSVAKKQCDPESLVRNYGLMGKMCICLLPGSRASEIERLGPLLCDVALRLAADDSRVHFLLPIAAGHHDQVRKNFVRCGDRITFVPPHKRYEAMTASVCALAASGTVTLELAMCQTPMVVLYKVHALTALFARWLVYAPYAALPNIISGHSIVQEFIQNQCTATRVYEEARKLMDDASYRSEMKKNLSQVRERLSISDELHARRLRKICDFFMLKKKAE; encoded by the coding sequence ATGCCCCTTGTGTACGTCATTGCAGGAGAAAATTCCGGAGATGTTCTGGGTGCATCCTATGTGCGCTCTTTAAAAAAAATATACGGAAATAATCTACGTTTTCGAGGTGTTGGGGGTGAAGAAATGCGGGAAGAGGGTGTAGACATCCTCTTTGATGCTAAACAATTAAGCTACTTTGGTATTGCGGAAGTCGTTCGGCATTTTGTCACAATTATCCGTTTACGTGCACGTATTCTTGCCGATATTCGTTCGCATAGACCAGATTTTTTGCTCACCATTGATTTGCCCGATTTTAATTTTTCTATAGGAAAATGGGCAAAAAAAAATGGCATTCCTGTGGTGCATGTAGGTGCTCCTACTGTGTGGGCTTGGCGTGCGCAGCGCGCGCATAAAGTAGCCCAGTTTCTTGATGGGTTGGCGTGTTTATTTCCTTTTGAGCCCCCTTATTTTACGAAATATGGCCTGAATGCGGAGTTCTTGGGTCATCCAAGTGTCGCAAAAAAACAATGTGACCCTGAGTCTTTGGTAAGAAACTATGGTCTTATGGGGAAAATGTGCATTTGTCTCTTGCCTGGTAGCCGCGCTAGTGAAATTGAGCGCTTAGGTCCTCTTTTGTGTGATGTAGCTTTGCGGCTGGCCGCTGATGACTCACGGGTGCACTTTTTGCTTCCCATAGCGGCAGGACACCATGATCAGGTGCGAAAAAACTTTGTGCGGTGTGGTGATCGGATTACCTTTGTTCCTCCTCATAAGCGCTATGAGGCCATGACGGCCTCTGTATGTGCGCTGGCGGCATCGGGGACGGTGACTCTTGAGCTTGCGATGTGTCAAACGCCTATGGTTGTTTTGTACAAAGTCCATGCACTCACAGCACTATTCGCGCGTTGGTTGGTGTATGCCCCTTATGCTGCGCTTCCAAATATCATCAGTGGACATAGTATTGTACAGGAGTTTATCCAAAATCAATGCACAGCTACGCGTGTATATGAAGAAGCACGAAAGCTTATGGACGATGCCTCGTACCGTTCTGAAATGAAAAAAAACCTATCTCAGGTACGTGAGCGTCTTAGTATTTCGGACGAACTTCATGCCCGACGCCTTCGGAAAATCTGCGATTTTTTTATGCTTAAGAAAAAAGCAGAGTGA
- the rpsP gene encoding 30S ribosomal protein S16: MALRLRLARRGSKKRPFYHIVVAENTAPRDGCFLEKLGYYNPMVPKDHADRLSLNQERIKHWLGTGALPTDRVARFLGDAGITDKFTYAETPKQSAPKAKALAREKEKTDKAQAAKEAAAAKIAAEEAAKAAAEAPTEEVSEGASAVEAADVTAEAVE; the protein is encoded by the coding sequence ATGGCACTACGGTTACGATTGGCTCGTCGCGGGTCAAAGAAGCGCCCTTTTTACCACATTGTCGTTGCGGAAAACACCGCTCCACGTGATGGGTGCTTTCTTGAGAAGTTAGGATACTATAATCCCATGGTTCCTAAGGATCATGCGGATCGTCTTTCTTTGAACCAAGAGCGCATTAAGCATTGGTTGGGAACCGGTGCTCTTCCTACGGATCGTGTGGCACGTTTCTTGGGGGATGCGGGTATTACGGATAAATTCACATACGCAGAAACCCCCAAACAGTCTGCGCCAAAGGCTAAAGCACTCGCGCGTGAGAAAGAAAAAACTGATAAAGCACAAGCAGCTAAAGAGGCAGCAGCTGCCAAAATTGCAGCAGAAGAGGCAGCAAAAGCCGCAGCGGAAGCCCCCACGGAAGAAGTATCTGAAGGAGCATCAGCAGTGGAAGCTGCAGATGTTACAGCTGAGGCGGTTGAATAG